A single window of Ovis canadensis isolate MfBH-ARS-UI-01 breed Bighorn chromosome 17, ARS-UI_OviCan_v2, whole genome shotgun sequence DNA harbors:
- the LOC138422127 gene encoding large ribosomal subunit protein eL37, with protein sequence MTKGTSSFGKRRNKTHTLCRRCGSKAYHLQKSTCGKCGYPAKRKRKYNWSAKAKRRNTTGTGRMRHLKIVYRRFRHGFREGTTPKPKRAAVAASSSS encoded by the coding sequence ATGACGAAGGGAACGTCATCGTTTGGAAAGCGTCGGAATAAGACGCACACGCTGTGCCGCCGCTGTGGCTCTAAGGCCTACCACCTTCAGAAGTCGACCTGTGGCAAGTGTGGCTACCCTGCCAAGCGAAAGAGAAAGTATAATTGGAGTGCTAAAGCTAAAAGACGAAATACCACTGGGACTGGTCGAATGAGGCACCTAAAAATTGTATACCGCAGATTCAGGCATGGATTCCGTGAAGGAACAACACCTAAACCCAAGCGAGCAGCTGTTGCAGCATCCAGTTCATCTTAA